A stretch of the Macaca mulatta isolate MMU2019108-1 chromosome 16, T2T-MMU8v2.0, whole genome shotgun sequence genome encodes the following:
- the MINK1 gene encoding misshapen-like kinase 1 isoform X15 codes for MGDPAPARSLDDIDLSALRDPAGIFELVEVVGNGTYGQVYKGRHVKTGQLAAIKVMDVTEDEEEEIKQEINMLKKYSHHRNIATYYGAFIKKSPPGNDDQLWLVMEFCGAGSVTDLVKNTKGNALKEDCIAYICREILRGLAHLHAHKVIHRDIKGQNVLLTENAEVKLVDFGVSAQLDRTVGRRNTFIGTPYWMAPEVIACDENPDATYDYRSDIWSLGITAIEMAEGAPPLCDMHPMRALFLIPRNPPPRLKSKKWSKKFIDFIDTCLIKTYLSRPPTEQLLKFPFIRDQPTERQVRIQLKDHIDRSRKKRGEKEETEYEYSGSEEEDDSHGEEGEPSSIMNVPGESTLRREFLRLQQENKSNSEALKQQQQLQQQQQRDPEAHIKHLLHQRQRRIEEQKEERRRVEEQQRREREQRKLQEKEQQRRLEDMQVLRREEERRQAEREQEYIRHRLEEEQRQLEILQQQLLQEQALLLEYKRKQLEEQRQSERLQRQLQQEHAYLKSLQQQQQQQQLQKQQQQQLLPGDRKPLYHYGRGMNPADKPAWAREVEERTRMNKQQNSPLAKSKPSSTGPEPSIPQASPGPAGPLSQTPPMQRPVEPQEGPHKSLVAHRVPLKPYAAPVPRSQSLQDQPTRNLAAFPASHDPDPAIPAPTATPSARGAVIRQNSDPTSEGPGPSPNPPAWVRPDNEAPPKVPQRTSSIATALNTSGAGGSRPAQAVRASNPDLRRSDPGWERSDSVLPASHGHLPQAGSLERNRVGASSKLDSSPVLSPGNKAKPDDHRSRPGRPASYKRAIGEDFVLLKERTLDEAPRPPKKAMDYSSSSEEVESSEDDEEEGEGGPSEGSRDTPGGRSDGDTDSVSTMVVHDVEEITGTQPPYGGGTMVVQRTPEEERNLLHADSNGYTNLPDVVQPSHSPTENSKGQSPPSKDGSSDYQSRGLVKAPGKSSFTMFVDLGIYQPGGSGDTIPITALVGGEGTRLDQLQYDVRKGSVVNVNPTNTRAHSETPEIRKYKKRFNSEILCAALWGVNLLVGTENGLMLLDRSGQGKVYGLIGRRRFQQMDVLEGLNLLITISGKRNKLRVYYLSWLRNKILHNDPEVEKKQGWTTVGDMEGCGHYRVVKYERIKFLVIALKSSVEVYAWAPKPYHKFMAFKSFADLPHRPLLVDLTVEEGQRLKVIYGSSAGFHAVDVDSGNSYDIYIPVHIQSQITPHAIIFLPNTDGMEMLLCYEDEGVYVNTYGRIIKDVVLQWGEMPTSVAYICSNQIMGWGEKAIEIRSVETGHLDGVFMHKRAQRLKFLCERNDKVFFASVRSGGSSQVYFMTLNRNCIMNW; via the exons GACCCTGCTGGGATCTTTGAGCTTGTGGAGGTGGTCGGCAATGGAACCTACGGACAGGTGTACAAG GGTCGGCATGTCAAGACTGGGCAGCTGGCTGCCATCAAGGTCATGGATGTCACCGAG GATGAGGAAGAAGAGATCAAACAGGAGATCAACATGCTGAAAAAATACTCTCATCACCGCAACATTGCCACCTACTATGGAGCCTTCATCAAGAAGAGCCCCCCGGGAAACGATGACCAGCTCTGG CTGGTGATGGAGTTCTGTGGTGCTGGTTCAGTGACTGACCTGGTGAAGAACACGAAAGGAAACGCCCTGAAGGAGGACTGTATCGCCTACATCTGCAGGGAGATCCTCAGG GGTCTGGCCCATCTCCATGCCCACAAGGTCATCCATCGAGACATCAAGGGGCAGAATGTGCTGCTGACAGAGAATGCTGAGGTCAAGCTAG TGGATTTTGGGGTGAGTGCTCAGCTGGACCGCACCGTGGGCAGACGGAACACTTTCATTGGGACTCCCTACTGGATGGCTCCAGAGGTCATCGCCTGTGATGAGAACCCCGATGCCACCTACGATTACAGG AGTGACATTTGGTCTCTAGGAATCACAGCCATCGAGATGGCAGAGGGAGCCCCCC CTCTGTGTGACATGCACCCCATGCGGGCCCTCTTCCTCATTCCTCGGAACCCTCCGCCCAGACTCAAGTCCAAGAAGTG GTCTAAGAAGTTCATTGACTTCATTGACACATGTCTCATCAAGACTTACCTGAGCCGCCCACCCACGGAGCAGCTGCTGAAGTTTCCCTTCATCCGGGACCAGCCCACGGAGCGGCAGGTCCGCATCCAGCTTAAGGACCACATTGACCGATCCCGGAAGAAGCGGGGTGAGAAAG AGGAGACAGAATATGAGTACAGCGGCAGCGAGGAGGAAGACGACAGCCATGGAGAGGAAGGAGAGCCAAG CTCCATCATGAACGTGCCTGGAGAGTCGACTCTACGCCGGGAATTTCTCCGCCTCCAGCAGGAAAATAAGAGCAACTCAGAGGCTttaaaacagcagcagcagctgcagcagcagcagcagcgagACCCCGAGGCACACATCAAACACCTGCTGCACCAGCGGCAGAGGCGCATAGAGGAGCAGAAGGAGGAGCGGCGCCGCGTGGAGGAG CAACAGCGGCGGGAGCGGGAGCAGCGGAAGCTGCAGGAGAAGGAGCAGCAGCGGCGGCTGGAGGACATGCAGGTTCTGCGGCGGGAGGAGGAGCGGCGGCAGGCGGAGCGCGAGCAG GAATATATTCGTCACAGGCTAGAGGAGGAGCAGCGACAGCTCGAGATCCTTCAGCAACAGCTGCTCCAGGAACAGGCCCTGCTGCTG GAATACAAGCGGAAGCAGCTGGAGGAGCAGCGGCAGTCAGAGCGTCTCCAGAGGcagctgcagcaggagcatgCCTACCTCAAGTCcctgcagcagcagcaacagcagcagcagcttcagaaacagcagcagcagcagctcctgcCCGGGGACAGGAAGCCCCTGTACCATTATGGTCGGGGCATGAATCCCGCTGACAAACCAGCCTGGGCCCGAGAG GTAGAAGAGAGAACAAGGATGAACAAGCAGCAGAACTCTCCCTTGGCCAAGAGCAAGCCAAGCAGCACGGGGCCTGAGCCCTCCATCCCCCAGGCCTCCCCCGGGCCTGCAGGACCCCTTTCCCAGACTCCTCCTATGCAGAGGCCGGTGGAGCCCCAGGAGGGACCGCACAAG AGCCTGGTGGCACACCGGGTCCCACTGAAGCCATATGCAGCACCTGTGCCCCGATCCCAGTCCCTGCAGGACCAGCCCACCCGAAACCTGGCTGCCTTCCCAGCCTCCCATGACCCCGACCCTGCCATCCCTGCACCCACTGCCACGCCCAGTGCCCGAGGAGCTGTCATCCGCCAGAATTCAGACCCCACCTCTGAAGGACCTGGCCCCAGCCCGAACCCCCCAGCCTGGGTCCGCCCAGATAACGAGGCCCCACCCAAG GTGCCTCAGAGGACCTCATCTATCGCCACTGCCCTTAACACCAGTGGGGCCGGAGGATCCCGGCCAGCCCAGGCAGTCCGTGCCAG TAACCCCGACCTCAGGAGGAGCGACCCTGGCTGGGAACGCTCGGACAGTGTCCTCCCGGCCTCGCACGGGCACCTCCCCCAGGCCGGCTCACTGGAGCGGAACCGCGTGGGAG CCTCCTCCAAACTGGACAGCTCCCcagtgctctctcctgggaataAAGCCAAGCCCGATGACCACCGCTCGCGGCCAGGCCGGCCCGCA AGCTATAAGCGAGCAATTGGTGAG GACTTCGTGTTGCTGAAAGAGCGGACCCTGGACGAggcccctcggcctcccaagaaggCCATGGACTACTCATCGTCCAGCGAGGAGGTGGAGAGCAGTGAGGATGACGAGGAGGAAGGCGAAGGCGGGCCATCAGAGGGGAGCAGAGACACCCCTGGGGGCCG CAGCGATGGGGATACAGACAGCGTCAGCACCATGGTGGTCCACGACGTCGAGGAGATCACCGGGACCCAGCCCCCATACGGGGGCGGCACCATGGTGGTCCAGCGT ACCCCTGAAGAGGAGCGGAACCTGCTGCATGCTGACAGCAACGGGTATACAAACCTGCCTGACGTGGTGCAGCCCAGCCACTCACCCACCGAGAACAGCAAAGGCCAAAGCCCGCCCTCGAAGGATGGGAGCAGTGAC TACCAGTCTCGTGGGCTGGTAAAGGCCCCTGGCAAGAGCTCGTTCACGATGTTTGTGGATCTAGGGATCTACCAGCCTGGAGGCAGTGGGGACACCATCCCCATCACAG CCCTAGTGGGTGGAGAGGGCACTCGGCTCGACCAGCTGCAGTACGACGTGAGGAAGGGCTCTGTGGTCAACGTGAATCCCACCAACACCCGGGCCCACAGTGAGACCCCTGAGATCCGGAAGTACAAGAAGCGATTCAACTCTGAGATCCTGTGTGCAGCCCTTTGGG GGGTCAACCTGCTGGTGGGCACGGAGAACGGGCTGATGTTGCTGGACCGAAGTGGGCAGGGCAAGGTGTACGGACTCATTGGGCGGCGACGCTTCCAGCAGATGGACGTGCTGGAGGGGCTCAACCTGCTCATCACCATCTCAG GGAAAAGGAACAAACTGCGGGTGTATTACCTGTCTTGGCTCCGGAACAAGATTCTGCACAATGACCCAGAGGTGGAGAAGAAGCAGGGCTGGACCACCGTCGGGGACATGGAGGGCTGCGGGCACTACCGTGTCG TGAAATACGAGCGGATTAAGTTCCTGGTCATCGCCCTCAAGAGCTCCGTGGAGGTGTACGCCTGGGCCCCGAAACCCTACCACAAATTCATGGCCTTCAAG TCCTTTGCCGACCTCCCTCACCGCCCTCTGCTGGTCGACCTGACAGTAGAGGAGGGGCAGCGGCTCAAGGTCATCTATGGCTCCAGTGCTGGCTTCCATGCTGTGGATGTCGACTCGGGGAACAGCTATGACATCTACATCCCTGTGCAC ATCCAGAGCCAGATCACGCCCCATGCCATCATTTTCCTCCCCAACACCGACGGCATGGAGATGCTGCTGTGCTACGAGGACGAGGGTGTCTACGTCAACACATACGGGCGGATCATTAAGGATGTGGTGCTGCAGTGGGGAGAGATGCCCACCTCTGTGG CCTACATCTGCTCCAACCAGATAATGGGCTGGGGTGAGAAAGCCATTGAGATCCGCTCTGTGGAGACGGGCCACCTGGACGGGGTCTTCATGCACAAACGAGCCCAGAGGCTCAAGTTCCTGTGTGAGCGGAATGACAAG GTGTTTTTTGCCTCAGTCCGCTCTGGGGGCAGCAGCCAAGTTTACTTCATGACTCTGAACCGTAACTGCATCATGAACTGGTGA
- the MINK1 gene encoding misshapen-like kinase 1 isoform X17, translating to MGDPAPARSLDDIDLSALRDPAGIFELVEVVGNGTYGQVYKGRHVKTGQLAAIKVMDVTEDEEEEIKQEINMLKKYSHHRNIATYYGAFIKKSPPGNDDQLWLVMEFCGAGSVTDLVKNTKGNALKEDCIAYICREILRGLAHLHAHKVIHRDIKGQNVLLTENAEVKLVDFGVSAQLDRTVGRRNTFIGTPYWMAPEVIACDENPDATYDYRSDIWSLGITAIEMAEGAPPLCDMHPMRALFLIPRNPPPRLKSKKWSKKFIDFIDTCLIKTYLSRPPTEQLLKFPFIRDQPTERQVRIQLKDHIDRSRKKRGEKEETEYEYSGSEEEDDSHGEEGEPSSIMNVPGESTLRREFLRLQQENKSNSEALKQQQQLQQQQQRDPEAHIKHLLHQRQRRIEEQKEERRRVEEQQRREREQRKLQEKEQQRRLEDMQVLRREEERRQAEREQEYIRHRLEEEQRQLEILQQQLLQEQALLLEYKRKQLEEQRQSERLQRQLQQEHAYLKSLQQQQQQQQLQKQQQQQLLPGDRKPLYHYGRGMNPADKPAWAREVEERTRMNKQQNSPLAKSKPSSTGPEPSIPQASPGPAGPLSQTPPMQRPVEPQEGPHKSLVAHRVPLKPYAAPVPRSQSLQDQPTRNLAAFPASHDPDPAIPAPTATPSARGAVIRQNSDPTSEGPGPSPNPPAWVRPDNEAPPKVPQRTSSIATALNTSGAGGSRPAQAVRASNPDLRRSDPGWERSDSVLPASHGHLPQAGSLERNRVGASSKLDSSPVLSPGNKAKPDDHRSRPGRPASYKRAIGEDFVLLKERTLDEAPRPPKKAMDYSSSSEEVESSEDDEEEGEGGPSEGSRDTPGGRDGDTDSVSTMVVHDVEEITGTQPPYGGGTMVVQRTPEEERNLLHADSNGYTNLPDVVQPSHSPTENSKGQSPPSKDGSSDYQSRGLVKAPGKSSFTMFVDLGIYQPGGSGDTIPITALVGGEGTRLDQLQYDVRKGSVVNVNPTNTRAHSETPEIRKYKKRFNSEILCAALWGVNLLVGTENGLMLLDRSGQGKVYGLIGRRRFQQMDVLEGLNLLITISGKRNKLRVYYLSWLRNKILHNDPEVEKKQGWTTVGDMEGCGHYRVVKYERIKFLVIALKSSVEVYAWAPKPYHKFMAFKSFADLPHRPLLVDLTVEEGQRLKVIYGSSAGFHAVDVDSGNSYDIYIPVHIQSQITPHAIIFLPNTDGMEMLLCYEDEGVYVNTYGRIIKDVVLQWGEMPTSVAYICSNQIMGWGEKAIEIRSVETGHLDGVFMHKRAQRLKFLCERNDKVFFASVRSGGSSQVYFMTLNRNCIMNW from the exons GACCCTGCTGGGATCTTTGAGCTTGTGGAGGTGGTCGGCAATGGAACCTACGGACAGGTGTACAAG GGTCGGCATGTCAAGACTGGGCAGCTGGCTGCCATCAAGGTCATGGATGTCACCGAG GATGAGGAAGAAGAGATCAAACAGGAGATCAACATGCTGAAAAAATACTCTCATCACCGCAACATTGCCACCTACTATGGAGCCTTCATCAAGAAGAGCCCCCCGGGAAACGATGACCAGCTCTGG CTGGTGATGGAGTTCTGTGGTGCTGGTTCAGTGACTGACCTGGTGAAGAACACGAAAGGAAACGCCCTGAAGGAGGACTGTATCGCCTACATCTGCAGGGAGATCCTCAGG GGTCTGGCCCATCTCCATGCCCACAAGGTCATCCATCGAGACATCAAGGGGCAGAATGTGCTGCTGACAGAGAATGCTGAGGTCAAGCTAG TGGATTTTGGGGTGAGTGCTCAGCTGGACCGCACCGTGGGCAGACGGAACACTTTCATTGGGACTCCCTACTGGATGGCTCCAGAGGTCATCGCCTGTGATGAGAACCCCGATGCCACCTACGATTACAGG AGTGACATTTGGTCTCTAGGAATCACAGCCATCGAGATGGCAGAGGGAGCCCCCC CTCTGTGTGACATGCACCCCATGCGGGCCCTCTTCCTCATTCCTCGGAACCCTCCGCCCAGACTCAAGTCCAAGAAGTG GTCTAAGAAGTTCATTGACTTCATTGACACATGTCTCATCAAGACTTACCTGAGCCGCCCACCCACGGAGCAGCTGCTGAAGTTTCCCTTCATCCGGGACCAGCCCACGGAGCGGCAGGTCCGCATCCAGCTTAAGGACCACATTGACCGATCCCGGAAGAAGCGGGGTGAGAAAG AGGAGACAGAATATGAGTACAGCGGCAGCGAGGAGGAAGACGACAGCCATGGAGAGGAAGGAGAGCCAAG CTCCATCATGAACGTGCCTGGAGAGTCGACTCTACGCCGGGAATTTCTCCGCCTCCAGCAGGAAAATAAGAGCAACTCAGAGGCTttaaaacagcagcagcagctgcagcagcagcagcagcgagACCCCGAGGCACACATCAAACACCTGCTGCACCAGCGGCAGAGGCGCATAGAGGAGCAGAAGGAGGAGCGGCGCCGCGTGGAGGAG CAACAGCGGCGGGAGCGGGAGCAGCGGAAGCTGCAGGAGAAGGAGCAGCAGCGGCGGCTGGAGGACATGCAGGTTCTGCGGCGGGAGGAGGAGCGGCGGCAGGCGGAGCGCGAGCAG GAATATATTCGTCACAGGCTAGAGGAGGAGCAGCGACAGCTCGAGATCCTTCAGCAACAGCTGCTCCAGGAACAGGCCCTGCTGCTG GAATACAAGCGGAAGCAGCTGGAGGAGCAGCGGCAGTCAGAGCGTCTCCAGAGGcagctgcagcaggagcatgCCTACCTCAAGTCcctgcagcagcagcaacagcagcagcagcttcagaaacagcagcagcagcagctcctgcCCGGGGACAGGAAGCCCCTGTACCATTATGGTCGGGGCATGAATCCCGCTGACAAACCAGCCTGGGCCCGAGAG GTAGAAGAGAGAACAAGGATGAACAAGCAGCAGAACTCTCCCTTGGCCAAGAGCAAGCCAAGCAGCACGGGGCCTGAGCCCTCCATCCCCCAGGCCTCCCCCGGGCCTGCAGGACCCCTTTCCCAGACTCCTCCTATGCAGAGGCCGGTGGAGCCCCAGGAGGGACCGCACAAG AGCCTGGTGGCACACCGGGTCCCACTGAAGCCATATGCAGCACCTGTGCCCCGATCCCAGTCCCTGCAGGACCAGCCCACCCGAAACCTGGCTGCCTTCCCAGCCTCCCATGACCCCGACCCTGCCATCCCTGCACCCACTGCCACGCCCAGTGCCCGAGGAGCTGTCATCCGCCAGAATTCAGACCCCACCTCTGAAGGACCTGGCCCCAGCCCGAACCCCCCAGCCTGGGTCCGCCCAGATAACGAGGCCCCACCCAAG GTGCCTCAGAGGACCTCATCTATCGCCACTGCCCTTAACACCAGTGGGGCCGGAGGATCCCGGCCAGCCCAGGCAGTCCGTGCCAG TAACCCCGACCTCAGGAGGAGCGACCCTGGCTGGGAACGCTCGGACAGTGTCCTCCCGGCCTCGCACGGGCACCTCCCCCAGGCCGGCTCACTGGAGCGGAACCGCGTGGGAG CCTCCTCCAAACTGGACAGCTCCCcagtgctctctcctgggaataAAGCCAAGCCCGATGACCACCGCTCGCGGCCAGGCCGGCCCGCA AGCTATAAGCGAGCAATTGGTGAG GACTTCGTGTTGCTGAAAGAGCGGACCCTGGACGAggcccctcggcctcccaagaaggCCATGGACTACTCATCGTCCAGCGAGGAGGTGGAGAGCAGTGAGGATGACGAGGAGGAAGGCGAAGGCGGGCCATCAGAGGGGAGCAGAGACACCCCTGGGGGCCG CGATGGGGATACAGACAGCGTCAGCACCATGGTGGTCCACGACGTCGAGGAGATCACCGGGACCCAGCCCCCATACGGGGGCGGCACCATGGTGGTCCAGCGT ACCCCTGAAGAGGAGCGGAACCTGCTGCATGCTGACAGCAACGGGTATACAAACCTGCCTGACGTGGTGCAGCCCAGCCACTCACCCACCGAGAACAGCAAAGGCCAAAGCCCGCCCTCGAAGGATGGGAGCAGTGAC TACCAGTCTCGTGGGCTGGTAAAGGCCCCTGGCAAGAGCTCGTTCACGATGTTTGTGGATCTAGGGATCTACCAGCCTGGAGGCAGTGGGGACACCATCCCCATCACAG CCCTAGTGGGTGGAGAGGGCACTCGGCTCGACCAGCTGCAGTACGACGTGAGGAAGGGCTCTGTGGTCAACGTGAATCCCACCAACACCCGGGCCCACAGTGAGACCCCTGAGATCCGGAAGTACAAGAAGCGATTCAACTCTGAGATCCTGTGTGCAGCCCTTTGGG GGGTCAACCTGCTGGTGGGCACGGAGAACGGGCTGATGTTGCTGGACCGAAGTGGGCAGGGCAAGGTGTACGGACTCATTGGGCGGCGACGCTTCCAGCAGATGGACGTGCTGGAGGGGCTCAACCTGCTCATCACCATCTCAG GGAAAAGGAACAAACTGCGGGTGTATTACCTGTCTTGGCTCCGGAACAAGATTCTGCACAATGACCCAGAGGTGGAGAAGAAGCAGGGCTGGACCACCGTCGGGGACATGGAGGGCTGCGGGCACTACCGTGTCG TGAAATACGAGCGGATTAAGTTCCTGGTCATCGCCCTCAAGAGCTCCGTGGAGGTGTACGCCTGGGCCCCGAAACCCTACCACAAATTCATGGCCTTCAAG TCCTTTGCCGACCTCCCTCACCGCCCTCTGCTGGTCGACCTGACAGTAGAGGAGGGGCAGCGGCTCAAGGTCATCTATGGCTCCAGTGCTGGCTTCCATGCTGTGGATGTCGACTCGGGGAACAGCTATGACATCTACATCCCTGTGCAC ATCCAGAGCCAGATCACGCCCCATGCCATCATTTTCCTCCCCAACACCGACGGCATGGAGATGCTGCTGTGCTACGAGGACGAGGGTGTCTACGTCAACACATACGGGCGGATCATTAAGGATGTGGTGCTGCAGTGGGGAGAGATGCCCACCTCTGTGG CCTACATCTGCTCCAACCAGATAATGGGCTGGGGTGAGAAAGCCATTGAGATCCGCTCTGTGGAGACGGGCCACCTGGACGGGGTCTTCATGCACAAACGAGCCCAGAGGCTCAAGTTCCTGTGTGAGCGGAATGACAAG GTGTTTTTTGCCTCAGTCCGCTCTGGGGGCAGCAGCCAAGTTTACTTCATGACTCTGAACCGTAACTGCATCATGAACTGGTGA